The DNA window CAGATCGGACGCCATGCCCGTCCACCCTCCGTCGAAGAAGCTTGGACAAGCTCTCAAAGAAAGGGTTCAGGTTTTGCAAGCCGAGATCCAAAAGTATACGTCAAGAAATGTGCACCACACCCAGTATTACGCGCCTGACACCCCATTCAAGGGAGACTTTCATCGCCTAGCCCGCCGACTGTGCGGAAAATCCATTGGGCTCGTTCTGGGCGGTGGCGGTGCACGAGGTATCAGTCAGATTGGTATCATCAGGGCGATGGAAGAAGCCGGCATTCCCATTGATATCGTCGGTGGCACATCCATCGGATCATTTGTCGGAGCCCTGTATGCACGCCATGCAGACGTTGTCCCCATGTTTGGATTTGCGAAGAAATTCGCTGGCCGCATGGCCAGTCTCTGGCGCTTTGCTCTAGACCTGACATATCCCTCTGCTTCATATACAACTGGGCATGAGTTCAATCGAGGCATTTTCAAGACTTTTGGGAATACGCAGATTGAAGACTTTTGGCTCGAATTCTATtgcaacaccaccaacatcAGCAAGAGCCGAGCAGAATTTCATACCAGTGGATATGCGTGGCGATACATTCGCGCTTCAATGTCGCTAGCCGGCTTGTTGCCACCTCTGTGTGACGAAGGTAGCATGCTGTTGGACGGTGGCTACGTGGACAACTTGACGGTATTACACATGAAAGACTTGGGAGTTGACATGATATTTGCGATTGACGTTGGAGCACTTGATGATGACACACCACAGACATATGGAGATTCATTGTCCGGTATGTGGGCGTTTTTCAATCGATGGAACCCATTTTCAGTGCATCCCAATCCACCAACGCTCGCAGAGATTCAAGGCAGGCTTGCATATGTCTCGAGTGTAGATGCTTTGGAGCGAGCAAAGACGATGCCAGGGTGCATCTACATGCGGCCACCCGTCGATGCCTATGGAACACTAGACTTTGGCAAGTTTGACGAGATTTACAAGATGGGCTACAACTTTGGTCGAGAGTTTTTCCAACAGCTCAAAGACGAGAACAAGTTGCCCATGATGGAAGAGActgaggcgaagaaggctcTGCGGAGAACTACAGCGCCTCGACGAGCCAGCATCTAGACATAAAGCGGTTAGACAAGAAGCAAGCATATTAATTTCTCTGTTTTAGCAAGCTAGACGGCGGCGttagaagaaaagggagccAGTAGTGTGATAATGGCTAATGATTCTCAATGAGAAGCTTGCCTAGTGATACATGAAACATGCCATAAGAACGACCCTAGATTTCATCTCTGCCATGTCCACATCGCCGATTCTTCGATGAGCGATGCCAAACCGGTGCTATGACGAAAGTGAAGAAGCCTGGAGTGACCTTACTGGCTGGTTACCTGAATTCTGGTGGACCGATCGCGATATGCAGGGATTAAACGCTTGGTCCGCTGATGCTCCCCAGTTGGCTGCAGCCAGTGGGAATCGAGCCGTGGCACATCTGACATCATTTTCCCGGATACTTGCTCGCGCAGATCCAAGTTTTTGTATGTCTGTGTCTGTTTCTGCAAGCCAGGCCAGGTTGCCAGGGTAGCATCATATCTCAGTGGACTCTTGTCATTTGCTCGATCTGCTTTGTGGCCCCTTATGACGCGTGGCCGGATACGATCAAGCGAAGAGGGAGGAGGCAAAGGGCATCTATAAATCTTTGCTAAGCTGAAAAGGTATATGCACTGGGAAGCTTTTAAAAAGCTTGGCGTCCTTGTCTTTCCTACTCCATGAATCTGTGCCAAAATCAACAATGAATCAAGTCTTTGTTATAACATTTGATGACTACCTATCTACAAAGTGAACCCATCTAtcacatacacacacaatGCCTTCTTCAAGACGAGATTATCCTAGCAGCATGTTTCCCGAGCACGGGTCTAGCTACGGATCAAGCAACTACAGtcaaagcagcagaagcaacagaagaagcagaagcggtGGCGACGGCTATGATGCGCGAAGGAGCACGCGAAGGACTGGCTACATCCCTCACAGCTATGACGACAGCCACGATGACAACTCTGAGAGCAGCTATGATGGCAACGGCTATCGTCGTGGCCTAGACGATCGCCGCCGCGGAGACACAGACGAGAGACATTCTCGCGATCGCCGCTCTAGCAAGAGGGATTCCCGTCGCGACGATGACCGTGACCGTGACCGTGACCGTGATCGCTCCTCCGACCGAAATCCTGACAAGGACGACATTGAGAAAAAGGGccgtagcagcagcctgggGTATCTTGAGCGCGTCTTGCCGCGCGAATTCCGTCCTTCACACGCTGATCCTGAGGCCCGACTTCACAGactgcaaaaggaaaaggactGTGCCGGCTTTGACTGGACGCCGGGGCTGGTGCTTGGATTGATTGGGGCGACGATGCTGTTTAATCATGAGAGGTCGCTGGttaagagaaagaagaaggaatatTTCGATTGAAAAGACTGAGGAAATTATGGAAAAACGAATGATCATGGGTACACGAATGATGTGGGAATTGTAACGACTTTATGATGAATGTTGGTTGTATGAAAACGCTATGAATGAAAATGCATATTTGTCTAAGCGGATTGTACTGATTTATCTAtccatctctttttcttctttctttctttctttgtgtCTATATTTGAAAAATCATAACTAGCTGAGCATACAAGTATACATATAAAAATTGCTAGACATACaaacatatatatataaatgtCAGTGTGTAATTTTGCCCTTATATACCCGTATAACTTAGATCTGATATTGTCTTCGTTTGGTCTACTCCAGCTTCAACTGTCCCTCAGTCGTCTCAACCAGCAAATCAAACAGCTTCTGGATAGTCTCCTCCCGCACCGTCGCCACACCCGTGCACACTCTAATCGCAAAGTGATCCTTGACCACCGTGCTCGTCAGGTAAAACTGACCACTGGCATTAATCGCATCGTACAGCTTCTGCGAGCGGCTGTTGATCTTCTCCTCGCTATCTCCACTGACTCTGAACGTGACGAGGCCAAAGTGTGCCTTTGTGAAGATGATAAATAGGTCCGGCCTGGTAACGAGCTTGGCCTCGAGGGACTCGCCGAGCGTGATGCCGCTCTGGATGTGGGCTTGCAGGCCACGGATGCCGTAGGCGCGCAGGACGAACCACAGCTTGAGGGAGCGGAAGCGGCGGCCTAGGGGGATCTGCCAGTCGCGGTAGTCGGTCACGAGCTCGTTGTCGCTGTACTGGTTGCGCAGGTAGTGCGGCTTGATGCTGAGGGCGTTGATGAGGTGGCCGCGCTGGCGGACCCAGACGGCGGAGCAGTCAAAGGTCGTGAGCATCCACTTGTGCGGGTTCAGGTTGAAGGAGTGGAAGTTGGCAATGGGCTTGGCCAGGGGCTTGTTTTCGTCGAGGAGGAGCGCGGCTCCGGCGTAGGCTGCGTCGACGTGGACCCAGATCTCGCCTGGCTTGCCGACTCGCGGTGCCAGTGTGCGGGAGATGCCCTCGAAGTCGTCGACGGCGCAGACGTCTGTCGTCCCCAGGGTGGCAGTCAGGTAGAATGGCTCGAgtcccttggccttgagctcgTCAAGCTTCGTGGCCAGAGCCTCGCCCGTCATGGTGAAGCCCTCCTTTTCTGATATCGGCACCGTGGCAAATCGTACGCCCAGAACCTGCGCGGCCTTCTTGGTGCTTGAGTGAGTGCCCTCGCTTCCCAGAGCAACCAGCTTGCTGCGAAGCCTCCacatctcttcctctttctcctcgCCTTCAGGCAAATGAGCTGTTGCCTCATTTATATACTTGTCTCTCGCAGCAACCATGACGGTGAGAATGGCCTCGCTGGCACTTCCATGCAGAACACCACCGCCATGGGTTGGGCCACCGCTGAGGAAACATTCAGGCAGTCCCAGGGCCTGAGCCAGCCAGTCCATCACAATTGTCTCCAGCTCGGTAACTGCAGGGGAGCAGATCCAGTTGAAATGGGCGCCGTTGAAGGTGTTGGAGTACATTTCCGCAATGGCAGCAGGGTAGCTGCTTGAACAGGGGAAGAAGGCCATGAAGCCGGGCGCCTGCCAGTGAGTGATGCCAGGCAAGATTTTGGACTGGATATCCGCCTGTATGGAGTCCCATGATTCGCCCTCGAGAGGTGCTGAGGCGGGGAGGAGCGGCCTCAGATAGCCAGGCTCGACATCAGCGACAACTCGGTGGTCAGAGATGTTGTCGTAGTATTTGGCGACTGCGGATATGTTAGCTCGATGTCTCTTGCTAACTTGTCGTTTTCCTCATTGTGTATATCCGTGACAACTGTCGCAAAGACATTACTTCTCATTGTTTGTGAAAGGATGAGACGCAACGCAGAGCATCTATTCCACAAATCTGCAAGTAATGTCATGCCAATTACAGAAATGCGGCTCGTTTGATGGCTCAGAGAAGGCAAACCCCATTACACAAAACAGACCAAAAAAATGAGATACATGTAAAAGCATTAACGCcacaaaagcaaa is part of the Trichoderma atroviride chromosome 1, complete sequence genome and encodes:
- a CDS encoding uncharacterized protein (EggNog:ENOG41~TransMembrane:1 (o172-189i)) codes for the protein MPSSRRDYPSSMFPEHGSSYGSSNYSQSSRSNRRSRSGGDGYDARRSTRRTGYIPHSYDDSHDDNSESSYDGNGYRRGLDDRRRGDTDERHSRDRRSSKRDSRRDDDRDRDRDRDRSSDRNPDKDDIEKKGRSSSLGYLERVLPREFRPSHADPEARLHRLQKEKDCAGFDWTPGLVLGLIGATMLFNHERSLVKRKKKEYFD